In a genomic window of Myotis daubentonii chromosome X, mMyoDau2.1, whole genome shotgun sequence:
- the LOC132224291 gene encoding claudin-34-like, with the protein MAMLKNANCQAASFSLNILGWILSMICMGLAEWRVWYMESSSAPSRGLACIGMWRVCTYQHNSPHGRVIACHRYSYSDTYLPLDIRIAQNLLLAASLLGLLGKVLTVKGLLRVYAGHRQKNTICNLFCASGVLSIIAGAFIFTAVIWNHHSVLNEEGIRFPPSFHIPFRPDRQETGTTVPVAALAAFLMLLSGLLTISFQLHPNNQVYPEVSQV; encoded by the coding sequence ATGGCCATGTTGAAAAACGCCAATTGCCAGGCAGCGAGTTTCTCCCTCAACATTCTGGGATGGATCTTATCCATGATTTGCATGGGCCTGGCCGAGTGGCGGGTGTGGTACATGGAGAGCAGCTCCGCCCCGTCCCGGGGGCTGGCCTGCATTGGGATGTGGAGGGTCTGTACTTACCAGCACAACAGCCCCCACGGCAGAGTCATAGCCTGTCACCGCTACAGCTACAGTGACACCTACCTGCCGCTGGATATCCGCATCGCTCAGAACCTGCTGCTGGCCGCCAGCCTCCTCGGGCTGCTGGGAAAAGTGCTCACGGTCAAGGGCCTGCTGAGAGTGTACGCGGGACACCGTCAGAAGAACACCATCTGCAATCTGTTCTGCGCTTCCGGAGTCCTGAGCATCATAGCGGGGGCATTTATCTTCACTGCTGTCATCTGGAACCACCACTCCGTGTTGAATGAAGAGGGCATACGCTTCCCACCATCCTTCCACATCCCCTTCAGGCCCGACCGGCAGGAGACGGGCACCACCGTGCCCGTGGCGGCTCTGGCTGCCTTCCTCATGCTGTTGAGTGGGCTGCTGACCATCTCTTTCCAGCTGCACCCCAACAACCAAGTGTACCCCGAAGTCTCGCAAGTGTGA
- the LOC132224552 gene encoding claudin-34-like, whose protein sequence is MAMLKNANCQAASFSLNILGWILSMICMGLAEWRVWYMESSSAPSRGLACIGMWRVCTYQHNSPHGRVIACHRYSYSDTYLPLDIRIAQNLLLAASLLGLLGKVLTVKGLLRVYAGHRQKNTICNLFCASGVLSIIAGAFIFTAVIWNHHSVLNEEGIRFPPSFHIPFRPDRQETGTTVPVAALAAFLMLLSGLLTISFQLHPNNQVYPEVSQV, encoded by the coding sequence ATGGCCATGTTGAAAAACGCCAATTGCCAGGCAGCGAGTTTCTCCCTCAACATTCTGGGATGGATCTTATCCATGATTTGCATGGGCCTGGCCGAGTGGCGGGTGTGGTACATGGAGAGCAGCTCCGCCCCGTCCCGGGGGCTGGCCTGCATTGGGATGTGGAGGGTCTGTACTTATCAGCACAACAGCCCCCACGGCAGAGTCATAGCCTGTCACCGCTACAGCTACAGTGACACCTACCTGCCGCTGGATATCCGCATCGCTCAGAACCTGCTGCTGGCCGCCAGCCTCCTCGGGCTGCTGGGAAAAGTGCTCACGGTCAAGGGCCTGCTGAGAGTGTACGCGGGACACCGTCAGAAGAACACCATCTGCAATCTGTTCTGCGCTTCCGGAGTCCTGAGCATCATAGCGGGGGCATTTATCTTCACTGCTGTCATCTGGAACCACCACTCCGTGTTGAATGAAGAGGGCATACGCTTCCCACCATCCTTCCACATCCCCTTCAGGCCCGACCGGCAGGAGACGGGCACCACCGTGCCCGTGGCGGCTCTGGCTGCCTTCCTTATGCTGTTGAGTGGGCTGCTGACCATCTCTTTCCAGCTGCACCCCAACAACCAAGTGTACCCCGAAGTCTCGCAAGTGTGA